The Thalassophryne amazonica chromosome 6, fThaAma1.1, whole genome shotgun sequence genome includes a region encoding these proteins:
- the rnf114 gene encoding E3 ubiquitin-protein ligase RNF114, producing MATLGGFGSVQHKKNAADGDNDVSEFVCPVCLEIYASPVTTQCGHTFCQSCLLECLRPQKPVCAVCRAALGHWTKNMALEALIQSSAAACKGCGVQVGLSLMRLHTAACPKYQEYIEEGVRTSAQTQPAIISPVPNRYTFTCPYCNYQNLDQDGLVEHCTTQHARDSRQVVCPICASMPWGDPNYQSADFFQHLKIRHTFSYDTFVDYSTDEHTMMQEALQRSLLDN from the exons ATGGCGACGCTCGGGGGGTTTGGCTCTGTACAACACAAGAAAAACGCTGCCGACGGAGACAACGACGTCTCGGAATTTGTTTGCCCGGTGTGTCTTGAAATCTACGCCAGTCCTGTGACAACACAATGCGGGCATAC GTTCTGTCAGAGTTGCTTGCTGGAGTGTCTGCGTCCACAGAAGCCTGTATGTGCAGTATGTCGGGCCGCGCTGGGCCACTGGACTAAAAACATGGCACTGGAAGCCCTCATCCAGTCATCTGCAGCTGCTTGCAAGGGGTGTGGTGTTCAG GTTGGTCTGTCTCTAATGAGACTCCACACAGCTGCCTGTCCCAAATACCAGGAGTACATTGAGGAGGGAGTGAGGACCAGTGCCCAGACCCAGCCTGCCATCATCAG TCCAGTGCCAAATCGTTACACCTTCACCTGCCCTTATTGTAACTACCAGAACCTCGATCAGGATGGCCTGGTTGAACACTGCACGACTCAGCATGCCCGAGATTCACGCCAGGTG GTGTGCCCCATCTGTGCCTCCATGCCCTGGGGCGACCCAAACTACCAGAGTGCAGACTTTTTTCAACACCTGAAGATTAGACACACATTTTCCTATGACACTTTTGTC GATTACTCTACAGATGAGCACACTATGATGCAGGAGGCTCTACAGCGCTCCCTCTTGGACAACTGA